One stretch of Candidatus Baltobacteraceae bacterium DNA includes these proteins:
- a CDS encoding amino acid ABC transporter permease, whose product MDQFTVWDIVRNLLLATRWTIVLSVIAFVGGGIVGFAIMLLRVSDLRALRALSIAYIDVLQGTPLLMQLFLCFFGISLLGFEISPLVAASIALTAYSSAYLAEIWRGCVDAIPKGQREAAESLGFRFIDMLRYVILPQAIRIAVAPTVGFSVQVVKGTALASIIGFVELTKAGTIITNATFKPFLVYGFVAIIYFALCYPLSVWSRDFERRLRAAH is encoded by the coding sequence ATGGATCAGTTCACCGTATGGGACATCGTTCGCAACCTGCTGCTCGCGACGCGCTGGACGATTGTGCTCTCGGTCATCGCCTTCGTCGGCGGCGGCATCGTCGGTTTCGCAATCATGTTGCTTCGTGTCTCCGACCTCAGAGCGCTGCGCGCCCTGAGTATTGCCTACATCGACGTTCTTCAAGGAACGCCGCTCTTGATGCAGCTCTTCCTGTGCTTCTTCGGGATCTCGCTGCTCGGCTTCGAAATCTCACCCCTCGTCGCTGCGTCGATCGCGCTGACGGCGTATAGCAGCGCATATCTTGCCGAGATTTGGCGTGGATGCGTTGACGCGATTCCAAAGGGTCAGCGCGAAGCCGCAGAGAGTCTCGGCTTCCGGTTCATCGACATGCTACGTTACGTCATTTTGCCGCAGGCCATTCGCATCGCCGTCGCGCCCACCGTCGGATTCTCCGTGCAAGTCGTGAAAGGCACTGCGCTCGCATCGATCATCGGCTTTGTCGAGCTCACCAAAGCCGGCACCATCATCACGAACGCGACGTTCAAGCCGTTCCTTGTTTACGGGTTCGTAGCGATCATCTACTTCGCGCTCTGCTACCCACTCTCAGTCTGGAGTCGAGACTTCGAGCGGAGGCTTCGTGCCGCTCATTGA
- a CDS encoding amino acid ABC transporter permease, protein MRYHFDFLAVLEYWPLLVRGALLTLVLTFIAIVFGTLLGVAGAYIRSARVPVLSAVVAGYVELIRNTPFIVQLFFVFFGLPSLGLKISAVEAALLAMTLNLGAYAVEIVRAGIESIGRGQLEAGEALGMTRFQIFLHVVLLPALRNVYPSLISQFVILMLGSSVASQISAEELTFAGNFIQSRDFRSFEVYFIISAVYLVFAFAIRRAFGVIGRFAFARR, encoded by the coding sequence TTGCGCTACCACTTCGATTTTCTCGCAGTCCTCGAGTACTGGCCGCTCCTCGTTCGCGGAGCGTTGCTTACGCTTGTCCTCACGTTCATTGCGATCGTGTTCGGCACGCTCCTCGGCGTCGCCGGCGCTTACATACGATCGGCGCGCGTTCCGGTCTTGAGCGCCGTTGTCGCGGGCTACGTCGAGCTGATCCGCAACACACCGTTCATCGTGCAGCTCTTCTTCGTGTTCTTCGGACTGCCGTCGCTGGGTCTCAAGATCTCGGCCGTCGAGGCAGCTCTCTTGGCGATGACGCTCAATCTCGGAGCCTACGCTGTTGAGATCGTTCGCGCCGGGATCGAATCGATCGGTCGCGGGCAGCTCGAAGCCGGAGAAGCGCTGGGCATGACGCGTTTCCAGATATTTCTGCACGTCGTCCTGCTTCCGGCCTTGCGAAATGTCTATCCGTCGCTCATCAGTCAGTTCGTAATTCTCATGCTCGGCTCGTCTGTTGCGTCGCAGATTTCTGCAGAAGAGCTTACGTTTGCCGGAAACTTCATACAGTCTCGAGACTTCCGCAGCTTCGAAGTCTATTTCATCATCAGCGCGGTCTATCTTGTCTTTGCTTTCGCGATACGGCGTGCGTTTGGCGTCATCGGCCGCTTCGCGTTCGCCAGGCGCTGA
- a CDS encoding transporter substrate-binding domain-containing protein: MKRLTFTSILLAAVSAPAFADELDDITKAGVIRIAVPQDFAPFGSSGPDMQPQGYDIDTARLIAKGLGVKLELVPVTSANRLPYLQTRKVDLIISSLGKNAERLKVIDFSSAYAPFYSGVFGPPSITVHKADDLAGKTIGVTRGALEDLALTKIAPPTADIKRFEDNNTTISAFLSGQVQLIATGNVVAAAILAKNPPVKPEKKFIIQDSPCFIGLNKDEPKLLERVNVIIAAARKNGSLDAVSRKWLGLPLPPDLPV; encoded by the coding sequence ATGAAGCGTCTTACATTTACGTCGATTTTGCTTGCCGCCGTTTCGGCTCCGGCATTTGCGGACGAACTCGACGATATAACGAAGGCCGGCGTAATTCGGATCGCGGTTCCGCAAGACTTTGCGCCGTTCGGTTCCTCGGGCCCCGACATGCAGCCGCAAGGATACGATATCGACACCGCACGTCTGATCGCCAAAGGCTTGGGTGTGAAGCTCGAGCTCGTCCCGGTAACGAGCGCAAACCGGCTACCATACCTACAGACACGCAAAGTCGACCTCATCATTTCAAGTCTCGGCAAGAACGCCGAACGATTGAAAGTCATCGACTTCAGCTCCGCGTACGCGCCATTCTATTCCGGCGTGTTCGGACCGCCGTCGATCACCGTTCATAAAGCTGATGACCTTGCTGGTAAGACGATCGGCGTCACGCGCGGCGCCCTCGAAGATTTGGCCCTGACGAAAATCGCGCCTCCTACCGCCGACATCAAGCGCTTCGAAGACAACAACACGACGATCTCCGCGTTTCTCTCTGGACAAGTGCAGCTGATTGCAACCGGTAACGTCGTCGCCGCGGCAATTCTCGCAAAGAATCCGCCGGTGAAACCCGAGAAGAAATTCATTATCCAAGATTCGCCGTGCTTCATCGGTCTCAACAAAGACGAACCCAAGCTGCTTGAACGCGTGAACGTGATCATTGCGGCGGCGAGGAAGAACGGTTCGCTCGACGCGGTCTCGCGTAAGTGGCTCGGGTTGCCGCTGCCCCCGGATCTTCCAGTGTAG
- a CDS encoding DMT family transporter, with protein sequence MNLRGGVLLGMIGIVAFSGTFPATKLAITGFDPFVVTAGRIVIAGTLGGVLLIVSRVRVPAWRDLAVLAVTGAGLAIGYPWFVALGLATASSVHGAVVAGFAPSATAALAVIRNHERPPAMFWVGCIGALIAVTAYVFASGGGFGVADLYFVAAVVSTSIAYVEGSRLSHTLGADKTLSWALLLMIPVVIVPLGIDLIKSPPHDVSPAAWGGFAWVSLISMFLGAMAWYRGMQLGGTARISQLLVLQPLVTIGISHVIVREAVRPRDLVYALAVIACVAIAIRSRAPEG encoded by the coding sequence GTGAACCTTCGCGGCGGCGTGCTCCTTGGAATGATCGGGATCGTCGCCTTCAGTGGAACGTTTCCGGCCACGAAGCTGGCGATAACCGGCTTCGATCCGTTTGTCGTAACCGCGGGGCGCATCGTCATCGCCGGCACTCTCGGCGGGGTGTTGTTGATCGTCTCTCGCGTCCGCGTTCCCGCCTGGCGAGATCTCGCCGTTCTCGCGGTCACCGGCGCCGGTCTCGCGATAGGGTACCCATGGTTCGTGGCACTCGGTCTCGCGACGGCATCATCCGTTCATGGCGCCGTCGTTGCGGGTTTCGCGCCCTCCGCGACAGCTGCGCTTGCAGTCATTCGGAACCACGAACGTCCACCCGCAATGTTTTGGGTCGGCTGCATCGGCGCGCTCATTGCCGTTACGGCGTATGTCTTCGCATCCGGCGGCGGTTTCGGCGTGGCCGACCTTTATTTCGTAGCCGCCGTCGTCAGCACGAGCATCGCGTATGTCGAAGGTTCGCGCCTTTCGCACACGCTCGGCGCCGACAAAACGCTGTCGTGGGCGCTGCTATTGATGATCCCCGTCGTTATCGTCCCTCTGGGAATCGATCTGATTAAATCACCGCCCCACGACGTGTCACCGGCTGCGTGGGGTGGTTTTGCTTGGGTCTCGCTAATCAGCATGTTTCTCGGTGCAATGGCGTGGTATAGGGGGATGCAGCTGGGAGGTACAGCTCGAATCAGCCAGCTGCTCGTGCTGCAGCCGCTCGTCACGATCGGAATCTCACACGTGATCGTTCGCGAGGCAGTAAGGCCGCGCGATCTCGTCTATGCGCTTGCCGTCATTGCGTGCGTTGCCATCGCCATCCGTTCTCGCGCTCCGGAAGGTTAA